The proteins below come from a single Xiphophorus couchianus chromosome 20, X_couchianus-1.0, whole genome shotgun sequence genomic window:
- the synprb gene encoding synaptoporin b — protein sequence MCMVIFAPIFAICAFATCGGYHGYLQVKVDCSAQRQNNLSINIDFGYPFRLQQIHFKAPLCDTSREEVVFLNGDFSAAAQFFVTVGVLAFLYSFFATFVYVFYQNKYLKNNRGPLVDFLVTVTFSLMWLLSSCCWAKSLTDIKAATNPTEVLLLIASCREKENRCATTQEPLWSRLNTSTVFGFLNAILWSGNIWFVFKETGWYKTGQRYPSRTSSRKRSSEMRERLYSESSFDQPDDSFGPFRQDSFTESRGDYDKQFERQASINQSQVSFSLPETYLGKAVIYERENKVASQGPVIFVNEM from the exons ATGTGTATGGTTATATTTGCTCCG ATTTTTGCCATTTGTGCATTTGCCACCTGTGGAGGATATCATGGCTATCTTCAGGTTAAAGTGGACTGCTCTGCCCAGAGACAGAACAACCTCAGCATCAATATTGATTTTGGCTATCCTTTCAG ATTGCAGCAGATCCACTTCAAAGCTCCCTTATGTGACACAAGCAGAGAAGAAGTCGTTTTCCTCAATGGCGACttctctgctgcagctcagtTTTTCGTAACTGTGGGTGTTTTGGCATTTCTGTACTCCTTCTTTGCAACATTTGTCTACGTTTTCTACCAGAACAAGTATCTGAAGAACAACAGAGGCCCTCTGGTG GATTTTCTTGTCACTGTTACCTTTTCTCTAATGTGGCTGCTCAGCAGCTGCTGTTGGGCTAAAAGCCTCACTGATATCAAGGCAGCCACAAACCCAACAGAGGTACTCCTTCTCATTGCTTCCTGTAGAGAGAAGGAAAATAGATGTGCCACCACGCAGGAACCTCTCTGGTCTCGTCTAAACACTTCCACT gtttttggttttcttaatGCAATCCTCTGGTCTGGAAACATTTGGTTTgtctttaaagagacaggctGGTACAAGACTGGCCAGAGATACCCAAGTAGGACTTCTTCCAGGAAACGATCCAGTGAAATGCGAGAGCGACTCTACAGCGAGTCCAGCTTTGACCAGCCAGATGACAGTTTTGGCCCCTTCAGACAGGACAGCTTCACTGAGTCAAGAGGGGACTACGACAAACAGTTCGAGAGACAAGCTAGCATCAACCAATCACAAGTAAGCTTCAGCTTACCAGAGACATATCTGGGCAAAGCAGTGATTTATGAGAGAGAGAATAAAGTAGCTTCTCAAGGACCTGTGATTTTTGTTAATGAGATGTGA